One segment of Sesamum indicum cultivar Zhongzhi No. 13 linkage group LG4, S_indicum_v1.0, whole genome shotgun sequence DNA contains the following:
- the LOC105160108 gene encoding uncharacterized protein LOC105160108 encodes MALAVHPTHRHVPLSLREAKFHRERGHNTEEFFQLKDEIERLVRQGYFRDQVPANCKINKAEIRRSRSRSRDRNHGPSRTNKAPASRSNAPTKGVTYTIVGGSSAGDSQRTRKRCARTLGSSREREFVLKVEEEEAISFDSSDRPADSGDMNDPMGIKLDIVNFTVHKVLVDSGSSADIIFKSMDDKMGLENAHLEPVKTPLVSFGGSEVASLGMIELSVSMGEEPKRKTLMVKFFVVDTPFAYNVILGGLGLNLFRAVISTYHMKIKFLTENGIGEVACDQKEARKMLQLVVERRIHSEEKKDWGIHRAAAI; translated from the exons ATGGCTCTCGCAGTTCACCCGACGCATCGGCATGTCCCCCTCTCACTCAGGGAAGCCAA ATTTCATCGTGAAAGGGGACACAATACGGAGGAATTCTTTCAGCTAAAGGATGAGATAGAAAGGTTGGTGAGACAGGGGTATTTCCGAGATCAGGTCCCTGCCAATTGCAAGATCAACAAAGCTGAAATAAGGAGGAGCAGGTCGAGGAGCCGGGATCGAAATCATGGCCCTTCCAGAACGAATAAGGCCCCCGCTAGCCGAAGCAATGCACCAACGAAGGGGGTGACATATACAATTGTTGGAGGGTCCAGCGCAGGAGATTCACAGAGAACGAGAAAGAGATGTGCCCGAACATTGGGGTCGAGCAGAGAAAGGGAGTTTGTATTGaaagtagaagaagaagaagccaTCTCCTTCGACAGTTCAGATAGACCAGCGGATAGTGGAGACATGAACGATCCGATGGGCATCAAGCTCGACATAGTGAATTTTACTGTTCATAAAGTACTGGTTGATAGCGGGAGCTCTGCAGATATCATTTTCAAGAGCATGGACGATAAGATGGGTCTAGAGAATGCCCATTTGGAACCTGTGAAGACTCCTCTGGTCAGTTTTGGAGGGAGTGAGGTAGCTTCGCTGGGAATGATCGAGTTGTCGGTGTCCATGGGTGAAGAGCCGAAACGAAAAACCCTGatggtaaaattttttgtagtggatACCCCATTTGCTTATAATGTTATTCTGGGCGGACTAGGTCTGAATTTATTTCGAGCAGTCATCTCGACAtatcacatgaaaataaaattcctcACGGAGAATGGAATAGGAGAGGTGGCCTGCGACCAGAAGGAAGCTCGAAAAATGTTACAACTTGTCGTTGAAAGGAGAATCCattcagaagaaaagaaagattgGGGAATACACCGAGCCGCGGCCATATGA